Genomic window (Planococcus sp. MSAK28401):
AAAGACGAAAGAAGTGGTAGTCAAGTTGCCGAAGCAATTCATGTCGGAGCTTACTGCCCATTCAGATGAACGCATTGAGGAGAACGGTGAATTCATTTACGTATCTACTCAACGGGTAACGAAAAATGTCTACGATTCATATCATATTCGGGAAGCGATGATCAAGGGCTACGTGGAAATGTCGCAGATCAACCTGTCGATTGCCTGCGAATGTTCGCACGCTGAGTACGAAGCGGAGCACACGACAGTGCAACTCGTAAGCGGAGGGTGACAACTTGATTGTAAAACGCGGGGATGTTTTTTTCGCAGAATTATCACCGGTCGTCGGGTCTGAGCAAGGCGGGACCCGCCCAGTCTTGGTGATACAAAACGATATCGGGAACCGATTTAGCCCAACAGTGATCATTGCGGCAATCACCGCCCAGATCCAGAAAGCCAAATTGCCGACCCACGTGGAAATCAATGCCAAGAAATACGGCTTTGAGCGTGATTCTGTTATTTTGCTTGAACAATTGCGGACGATTGATAAATCGCGTTTGACCGATAAGATTACACAGCTGGACGATGCGTTGATGGAAAAGGTGGACGAAGCTTTGGAAATCAGTGTCGGACTTGTAAAGTTTTAGCATACATACTCCATGGAAATACCCCGAGATGGCTTTTCTCGGGGTGTTTTCGTATAGAAAATCATCATAATCGGGACGGTTCATCAAAAAAGATGTGAAATGCTCCGTTTTCCGATACAATGGATAGACAAGTATGAAATTGTGGCTGCTAGGGTCACCGGGAGGGTTTTACGACAAGATGAACAAACAAATGGCTACATATATACAAGAAAACATGACCGGCATCATTGCCAACTGGCAGCAAATGATGAGAGATGAGAAAGACGAACCCTCATTTCAGGTAATGTCGGAAGAGATGGTGAACCAGACGAGCCGTGAATTTGCAGGACTGATGACTTCGAGTCTTCTTGAAAGCCATCAGGTCTATGAAAACCGCTTAAAGGACTTTGCCGAAAAAGTCGTCCGCCTTGGCTGGTCCATCACGTTCATGACAAAAGCGATCGACCACTTCGCTGAAATCGTCTACGAAGGAATGCGCAAAGCCGGTACGATCCATCCCGACAATATGGATGGATTTGTCCACGAATTTGCGAATTGGGCAACGCCCATCCGCAACAGCATGATCGACACATACTCAAAAACCTGGGAGCGCACAGTTAGCCTGCAAAAGATTGCATTGCAGGAACTATCCGCCTCCCTGATCCCGGTGTTCGATAAAGTTTCTGTCATGCCGCTCGTCGGAACGATTGACACGGAACGAGCGAAATTGATCATGGAGAACTTGCTTGACGGTGTTGTTAAACATCGTGCTGAAGTGGTGTTGCTGGATATTACGGGCGTGCCGGTCGTCGATACGATGGTGGCCCATCACATTATCCAAGCAGCAGATGCAGTGCGTTTGGTCGGGGCGAAATGCATGCTCGTCGGGATTCGCCCAGAAATTGCCCAAACAATCGTAACGCTCGGCATCAACTTGAACGACTTTACGACAACGAGCACACTGCAGCGCGGCGTAGAACAGGCGCTGGCGTGGACAAACCGAAAAATTGTGGAGGTTGAAGAAGTATGAATGTGAGAATCCCAATTCTAAAACTGAAAGATACATTAATCGTTTCGATCCAATGGGAGCTGGATGACCAGACGGCCTTGCAGTTCCAGGAAGATCTTTTGACTAAATTGCATGAAACCAGCGCCCGCGGGGTGGTCATCGATTTGACCTCCATCGACTTTATTGATTCATTCATTGCCAAAGTGCTCGGGGATGTCATCAGCATGTCCAGCCTGATGGGGGCAAGAGTGGTTATTACCGGTATCCAGCCGGCAGTTGCCATCACTTTGATCGAGCTCGGAATTCGACTTGAAGATGTTATGACGGCACTTGACTTAGAGAACGGCTTGGAGAAACTTCAACTGGAATTGGAGGCTTGAAGATGAGCGACCAATCCTCAGTGGAAATTTTAACGGAATGGGATATTGTAGCGGCACGCCAGCTCGGACGCAACGTCGCCAAAGAGCTCGGCTTCGGCACCGTGGACCAAGCGCGGATCACGACGGCCATCAGCGAACTTGCCCGCAATATTTATTTATACGCCGGTCAGGGCAGGATTGAGATTCAGCAGCTGACTGAAAACGGCATGAAGGGAATCCTGATTATTGCCGCCGATAGCGGGCCAGGGATTCCGGATGTCAGAAAAGTAATGGAAGACGGTTTTACGACATCAGGAG
Coding sequences:
- a CDS encoding type II toxin-antitoxin system PemK/MazF family toxin; protein product: MIVKRGDVFFAELSPVVGSEQGGTRPVLVIQNDIGNRFSPTVIIAAITAQIQKAKLPTHVEINAKKYGFERDSVILLEQLRTIDKSRLTDKITQLDDALMEKVDEALEISVGLVKF
- a CDS encoding RsbT co-antagonist protein RsbRA, which gives rise to MNKQMATYIQENMTGIIANWQQMMRDEKDEPSFQVMSEEMVNQTSREFAGLMTSSLLESHQVYENRLKDFAEKVVRLGWSITFMTKAIDHFAEIVYEGMRKAGTIHPDNMDGFVHEFANWATPIRNSMIDTYSKTWERTVSLQKIALQELSASLIPVFDKVSVMPLVGTIDTERAKLIMENLLDGVVKHRAEVVLLDITGVPVVDTMVAHHIIQAADAVRLVGAKCMLVGIRPEIAQTIVTLGINLNDFTTTSTLQRGVEQALAWTNRKIVEVEEV
- a CDS encoding STAS domain-containing protein is translated as MNVRIPILKLKDTLIVSIQWELDDQTALQFQEDLLTKLHETSARGVVIDLTSIDFIDSFIAKVLGDVISMSSLMGARVVITGIQPAVAITLIELGIRLEDVMTALDLENGLEKLQLELEA
- a CDS encoding anti-sigma regulatory factor; this translates as MSDQSSVEILTEWDIVAARQLGRNVAKELGFGTVDQARITTAISELARNIYLYAGQGRIEIQQLTENGMKGILIIAADSGPGIPDVRKVMEDGFTTSGGLGAGLPGVKRLMDDFKIETIQGEGTDIRATKWLR